In Kineococcus sp. NBC_00420, a single genomic region encodes these proteins:
- the steA gene encoding putative cytokinetic ring protein SteA — translation MIRRRRARGDAAGAESNGTTGTLDVVKGTARVDRRTKRLTKRLKPGDVAVIDHLDLDRVSAEALVACHPAAVVNASRSTSGRYPNLGPGILVDAGIPVIDEVGDDAMTALVEGAKLQLDDDVVRVDGQVVARGRRLTPEVVAADMEVARAGLSLQLEAFAANTMEYLRRERDLLLDGVGVPDIRTDLDGRHVLIVVRGYHYKEDLVTLRPYIREYKPVLIGVDGGADAILEAGYKPGLIVGDMDSVSDAALRCGAEVVVHAYRDGRAPGLERVRSLGIDAVVFPATGTSEDVAMLLADDKGATLIAAVGTHVTLVEFLDKGRSGMASTFLTRLRVGGKLVDAKGVSRLYRSRVSDSQVVVLVLSGVLALVAALLVTPTGQAILAVTGARFEDLWAGFLGLLPGEGP, via the coding sequence GTGATCAGGCGGCGACGAGCGCGCGGTGACGCGGCCGGAGCCGAGTCGAACGGGACGACCGGCACCCTCGACGTGGTGAAGGGGACGGCGCGGGTGGACCGCCGGACCAAACGGCTCACCAAACGCCTCAAACCCGGGGACGTCGCCGTCATCGACCACCTCGACCTCGACCGGGTCTCCGCCGAGGCGCTCGTCGCCTGCCACCCGGCCGCGGTGGTGAACGCCTCCCGCAGCACCTCCGGCCGCTACCCGAACCTCGGACCCGGAATCCTCGTCGACGCCGGCATCCCCGTCATCGACGAGGTCGGGGACGACGCCATGACCGCGCTCGTCGAGGGCGCGAAGCTCCAGCTCGACGACGACGTCGTCCGCGTCGACGGGCAGGTCGTGGCCCGCGGACGCCGGTTGACCCCCGAGGTCGTCGCCGCGGACATGGAGGTCGCTCGCGCGGGTCTGTCGTTGCAGTTGGAGGCCTTCGCGGCGAACACGATGGAGTACCTGCGCCGCGAGCGCGACCTCCTGCTCGACGGGGTCGGGGTGCCCGACATCCGCACCGACCTCGACGGTCGCCACGTCCTCATCGTGGTCCGCGGGTACCACTACAAGGAGGACCTGGTCACGCTGCGGCCCTACATCCGCGAGTACAAGCCGGTCCTCATCGGGGTGGACGGGGGCGCCGACGCGATCCTCGAGGCCGGGTACAAGCCCGGCCTGATCGTCGGTGACATGGACTCCGTCTCGGACGCGGCGCTGCGCTGCGGCGCCGAGGTCGTCGTGCACGCCTACCGCGACGGGCGTGCGCCCGGTCTGGAACGGGTCCGGTCGCTGGGCATCGACGCGGTCGTCTTCCCCGCCACCGGGACCAGCGAGGACGTCGCGATGCTGCTCGCCGACGACAAGGGTGCGACGCTCATCGCCGCCGTCGGCACCCACGTGACCCTCGTGGAGTTCCTGGACAAGGGCCGCTCGGGCATGGCCAGCACCTTCCTCACCCGGTTGCGCGTCGGCGGCAAGCTCGTCGACGCCAAGGGGGTGTCCCGGCTCTACCGGTCCCGGGTCTCCGACTCCCAGGTCGTCGTCCTCGTCCTCTCCGGCGTGCTGGCCCTCGTCGCCGCGCTGCTGGTCACCCCGACGGGCCAGGCGATCCTCGCGGTCACCGGTGCCCGCTTCGAAGACCTGTGGGCGGGGTTCCTCGGCCTGCTGCCGGGGGAGGGGCCGTGA
- a CDS encoding copper transporter, whose product MIDFRYHVVSLVSIFLALAVGIVLGAGPLNEGISTGITDQVKQLTAEKNQLRSERDAALTATKAQDSWAEAVTPALVARQLGGRSVAVVELPGADSSQVDATVDVLEQAGATVSTQVTIQNSWIDPAKQSDRDDVADELTGQLTTAPATDAGTEDVLAAELARALVTTELAQTGQPDEGGAAVLKTLTDAGLVEVDGGTDASGQRATLALLVGGAPDSDATDAQVTKDDAAWVALARELDAASAGALLAGPPEAAADGGPVAALRSDKDVAATVSGVDDLDSPIGRVNVVLGLRQQLSGGAGQYGTAGSADAVSPQLPAAPQ is encoded by the coding sequence GTGATCGACTTCCGATACCACGTCGTCTCGCTGGTGTCGATCTTCCTCGCGCTCGCCGTCGGGATCGTCCTGGGCGCCGGTCCGCTGAACGAGGGCATCTCGACGGGGATCACCGACCAGGTGAAGCAGCTGACCGCGGAGAAGAACCAGTTGCGCTCCGAACGCGACGCCGCGCTCACGGCCACCAAGGCGCAGGACAGCTGGGCCGAGGCTGTCACGCCGGCGTTGGTCGCCCGTCAGCTCGGTGGTCGCAGCGTCGCCGTCGTGGAACTCCCCGGTGCCGACTCCAGCCAGGTCGACGCCACCGTCGACGTCCTGGAGCAGGCGGGTGCGACCGTGTCCACGCAGGTCACGATCCAGAACAGCTGGATCGACCCCGCGAAGCAGAGCGACCGCGACGACGTCGCCGACGAGCTGACCGGTCAGCTGACCACGGCGCCGGCCACCGACGCCGGCACCGAGGACGTGCTCGCCGCGGAACTGGCCCGGGCCCTCGTCACCACCGAGCTCGCGCAGACCGGTCAGCCCGACGAAGGCGGTGCAGCGGTGCTGAAGACGCTGACCGACGCGGGCCTCGTCGAGGTCGACGGCGGAACCGACGCGAGCGGTCAACGGGCGACGCTCGCCCTGCTCGTCGGTGGGGCGCCCGACTCCGACGCCACCGACGCCCAGGTCACCAAGGACGACGCGGCCTGGGTCGCGCTCGCCCGCGAGCTCGACGCCGCCAGTGCGGGCGCGCTGCTCGCGGGTCCGCCCGAGGCGGCCGCCGACGGTGGACCGGTCGCGGCGCTGCGTTCCGACAAGGACGTCGCGGCCACCGTCAGCGGGGTCGACGACCTCGACTCCCCGATCGGGCGGGTCAACGTCGTCCTCGGGCTGCGCCAGCAGCTGTCCGGAGGCGCGGGCCAGTACGGGACCGCGGGCTCCGCCGACGCCGTCTCCCCGCAGCTGCCGGCGGCACCGCAGTGA
- the murJ gene encoding murein biosynthesis integral membrane protein MurJ, protein MTPKVRSVAAAAASVALLTVFARLAGFGRILAFSQTVGDTCLGTAYQTANQVPNVLFEVVAGGALAGVLVPLLSSRLASGDERQRADASRTASAALTWSVLVLVVVAGLTALLARPVMGLLLRGGSVEGCGDSLLRIGTVMLWVFLPQVPLYAVAVVFAGVLQAQQRFTAPAAAPLVSSLVVGLAYLVVGWMVPAAVVRGNLAAVPDRAVAVLAGGTTLGVLVLALAHAPALRSAVRWRPTLRPTPGDGSRLRSLALSGLAVLLAQQVVTIAITVAANDGATGAVNRWSYAWAMFLLPYAVLAVPVATAVFPRLSRAAEGAREDFATILAPAVRVVLLVSSLGAAALAAVAAPVAVVFVASRVGSGQSGDLAAALVLFAPGLLGYGLVALLTRALYALGEGRSAATGTVAGWVVVLIGVVVLPAVLPDERVVSALALAHTLGLTVAGVLLLRAVHRAAGPGSLTGLVRVVVASLLSAFAGGLVGGLVGARVGVHGIAGEVALGVGVGVLAVLVWALVARFTAPTDVRALTGTLRRVVRR, encoded by the coding sequence GTGACGCCGAAGGTCCGCTCCGTCGCCGCCGCGGCGGCGTCGGTCGCCCTGTTGACGGTCTTCGCCCGCCTCGCGGGGTTCGGCCGGATCCTCGCCTTCAGCCAGACCGTCGGTGACACCTGTCTCGGCACCGCCTACCAGACCGCCAACCAGGTCCCCAACGTCCTCTTCGAGGTCGTGGCGGGAGGGGCGCTGGCGGGGGTCCTGGTGCCGCTGTTGTCCTCCCGGCTCGCCTCGGGGGACGAGCGGCAACGCGCCGACGCGTCCCGGACGGCGTCGGCCGCGCTCACCTGGAGCGTCCTCGTCCTCGTCGTCGTCGCCGGGCTCACGGCGTTGCTGGCGCGGCCCGTCATGGGGCTGCTGCTGCGTGGCGGCTCCGTCGAGGGGTGCGGGGACTCGTTGCTGCGCATCGGCACCGTCATGTTGTGGGTCTTCCTGCCGCAGGTCCCGCTGTACGCCGTCGCCGTCGTCTTCGCCGGGGTCCTGCAGGCCCAGCAACGCTTCACCGCCCCGGCCGCCGCGCCCCTGGTCTCCAGCCTGGTCGTCGGCCTCGCCTACCTGGTCGTCGGCTGGATGGTCCCGGCCGCGGTCGTCCGCGGGAACCTGGCCGCGGTCCCCGACCGGGCCGTGGCGGTGCTCGCCGGGGGGACCACCCTCGGGGTCCTCGTGCTGGCCCTCGCGCACGCTCCGGCCCTGCGCAGCGCCGTCCGCTGGCGCCCGACCCTGCGCCCGACCCCCGGCGACGGGTCCCGGTTGCGTTCGCTCGCCCTGTCCGGACTCGCCGTCCTGCTCGCCCAGCAGGTGGTGACCATCGCGATCACGGTGGCCGCGAACGACGGCGCGACCGGTGCGGTGAACCGCTGGAGCTACGCCTGGGCGATGTTCCTGCTGCCCTACGCCGTGCTCGCCGTTCCCGTCGCCACCGCCGTCTTCCCACGCCTCTCGCGCGCGGCGGAAGGGGCCCGCGAGGACTTCGCGACGATCCTCGCGCCCGCGGTGCGCGTCGTCCTGCTGGTCAGCTCGCTCGGGGCCGCTGCCCTCGCGGCCGTCGCCGCGCCGGTCGCCGTCGTCTTCGTCGCGAGTCGTGTCGGGTCCGGGCAGTCCGGGGACCTCGCGGCGGCACTGGTCCTCTTCGCGCCGGGACTGCTGGGCTACGGACTCGTCGCCCTGCTGACCCGGGCGCTCTACGCCCTCGGCGAGGGGCGCTCCGCGGCGACCGGCACGGTGGCCGGCTGGGTCGTCGTCCTCATCGGCGTCGTCGTCCTGCCGGCGGTGCTGCCCGACGAGCGCGTCGTGAGCGCGCTCGCCCTCGCGCACACCCTCGGGCTCACCGTGGCCGGGGTCCTGCTGCTGCGCGCCGTCCACCGCGCAGCCGGACCCGGATCCCTCACCGGGCTCGTCCGCGTCGTCGTCGCCTCGCTGCTCTCGGCGTTCGCGGGCGGGCTCGTGGGCGGGCTGGTCGGGGCCCGGGTCGGCGTGCACGGGATCGCGGGCGAGGTCGCCCTCGGCGTCGGCGTCGGCGTGCTCGCCGTCCTCGTCTGGGCGCTCGTGGCCCGGTTCACCGCCCCCACCGACGTCCGTGCGCTCACGGGCACCCTGCGGCGCGTCGTGCGCCGCTGA
- a CDS encoding glycosyltransferase family 4 protein codes for MSNGPVVFVLASSAGGVGRHVVQLCAGLRADGVDVRVAAPAETLRRFAFDAATTAVEIGASLDPVRDLRAVAALRAALRAAPGALVHAHGVRAGLVAALAVGRRTPFVVTLHNAVLGAGPRARLGLGVLRVVCRRADVVLGVSEDLVQIARALGARTAERALVPAPELPAGEATRGRAVLGEGPVALAVARLAPQKGLPTLLDVAARLTLGRIVVVGDGPLHDELAARVRDERLPVTLVGRRDDVADLLAAADVALSTSLWEGQPVFVQEALRAGVPVVATDVGGTREVTGDAAVLVPVGDPRAFADALDALLGDPAAREDRGRRSAARAARLPDAAAALAQVRGVHDRLRS; via the coding sequence GTGTCGAACGGTCCCGTCGTGTTCGTCCTCGCCAGCAGCGCCGGAGGAGTCGGCCGCCACGTCGTCCAGCTCTGCGCCGGACTGCGCGCGGACGGCGTCGACGTCCGTGTCGCGGCGCCCGCGGAGACGTTGCGGCGCTTCGCCTTCGACGCGGCGACCACGGCCGTGGAGATCGGCGCGAGCCTCGACCCGGTCCGGGACCTGCGAGCGGTCGCGGCGCTGCGTGCGGCGCTGCGCGCGGCTCCCGGGGCGCTGGTCCACGCCCACGGGGTGCGGGCCGGGCTCGTCGCGGCGCTCGCGGTCGGGCGACGGACCCCGTTCGTGGTGACCCTGCACAACGCCGTCCTCGGTGCGGGGCCGCGCGCACGGCTCGGCCTGGGCGTCCTGCGCGTCGTCTGCCGTCGGGCCGACGTCGTCCTCGGGGTCTCGGAGGACCTGGTGCAGATCGCCCGGGCGCTGGGGGCGCGGACCGCCGAACGCGCCCTCGTGCCCGCACCGGAACTCCCGGCGGGGGAGGCGACCCGGGGGCGCGCCGTCCTGGGGGAGGGCCCGGTCGCCCTGGCGGTCGCCAGGCTCGCCCCGCAGAAGGGGCTGCCGACGCTGCTGGACGTCGCCGCCCGGCTCACCCTCGGGCGCATCGTCGTCGTGGGGGACGGGCCGCTGCACGACGAGCTCGCGGCCCGGGTCCGCGACGAGCGGCTCCCCGTCACGCTGGTCGGTCGACGCGACGACGTGGCCGACCTGCTGGCCGCCGCCGACGTCGCCCTGAGCACGAGCCTCTGGGAGGGCCAGCCGGTCTTCGTCCAGGAGGCCCTGCGGGCGGGGGTGCCGGTGGTGGCGACCGACGTCGGTGGCACCCGGGAGGTCACGGGGGACGCCGCCGTCCTGGTGCCCGTGGGAGACCCCAGGGCGTTCGCGGACGCCTTGGACGCCCTGCTGGGTGATCCGGCTGCGCGGGAGGACCGTGGACGCCGCTCCGCGGCCCGTGCGGCCCGGCTGCCGGACGCGGCGGCGGCGCTCGCCCAGGTCCGCGGGGTCCACGACCGTCTCCGGTCCTGA
- a CDS encoding CTP synthase: MANRSTPESPTQHVFVTGGVASSLGKGLTASSLGRLLRARGLRVAMQKLDPYLNVDPGTMNPFQHGEVFVTDDGAETDLDIGHYERFLDVRFDASANVTTGQVYSSVIAKERRGEYLGDTVQVIPHITNEIVDRMRAQARDDIDVIITEVGGTVGDIESLPFLEAARQVRQRLGRDNVFFVHVSLVPYIGPSGELKTKPTQHSVAALRSIGIQPDAIVCRADREIPEGVKRKIASMCDVDDEAVVAAIDAPSIYDIPKVLHREGLDAYLVRKLNLSFRDVDWTTWDDLLRRVHNPRRHVEIALVGKYIDLPDAYLSVTEALRAGGFAEDAKVDIRWVAADDCATQEGAQKQLHGVDAICVPGGFGVRGIEGKLGALRWARENGVPTLGLCLGLQCMVIEYARNVAGLRNASSTEFEPDAKHPVIATMAEQREIVSGDGDMGGTMRLGSYEAVLQQGSVVATTYGSERISERHRHRYEVNNSYRDQLSKKGLVFSGTSPDRELVEFVELPADVHPYYVGTQAHPEFKSRPTRAHPLFSGLVAAALRRQREGQLIDVDPQPAEPVTEQLSDVTA; encoded by the coding sequence GTGGCGAACCGCAGCACTCCCGAGTCCCCCACCCAGCACGTCTTCGTGACCGGGGGTGTGGCCAGCTCCCTCGGGAAGGGGCTCACGGCCTCCAGCCTCGGCCGACTCCTCCGGGCCCGTGGCCTGCGGGTGGCGATGCAGAAGCTCGATCCCTACCTCAACGTCGACCCCGGCACGATGAACCCGTTCCAGCACGGCGAGGTCTTCGTGACCGACGACGGTGCCGAGACGGACCTCGACATCGGCCACTACGAACGCTTCCTCGACGTGCGTTTCGACGCCTCCGCGAACGTGACCACCGGCCAGGTGTACTCGTCGGTGATCGCCAAGGAACGTCGTGGCGAGTACCTCGGCGACACCGTCCAGGTCATCCCGCACATCACCAACGAGATCGTCGACCGGATGCGGGCCCAGGCCCGCGACGACATCGACGTGATCATCACCGAGGTCGGCGGGACCGTCGGCGACATCGAGTCGCTGCCGTTCCTCGAGGCCGCCCGCCAGGTGCGGCAGCGCCTCGGCCGCGACAACGTGTTCTTCGTCCACGTGTCCCTGGTGCCCTACATCGGTCCCAGCGGAGAGCTCAAGACGAAACCCACCCAGCACTCCGTCGCGGCCCTGCGCAGCATCGGCATCCAGCCCGACGCCATCGTCTGCCGCGCCGACCGGGAGATCCCCGAAGGCGTCAAGCGGAAGATCGCCTCCATGTGCGACGTCGACGACGAGGCCGTGGTGGCCGCGATCGACGCGCCCTCGATCTACGACATCCCGAAGGTCCTGCACCGCGAGGGTCTCGACGCCTACCTCGTCCGCAAGCTCAACCTGAGCTTCCGCGACGTCGACTGGACCACCTGGGACGACCTGCTGCGTCGCGTGCACAACCCGCGTCGCCACGTCGAGATCGCCCTCGTGGGCAAGTACATCGACCTTCCCGACGCCTACCTCTCGGTCACCGAGGCGTTGCGCGCCGGTGGTTTCGCCGAGGACGCGAAGGTCGACATCCGGTGGGTGGCGGCCGACGACTGCGCCACCCAGGAGGGTGCGCAGAAGCAGCTGCACGGGGTCGACGCGATCTGCGTCCCGGGCGGTTTCGGGGTGCGCGGCATCGAGGGCAAGCTCGGTGCGCTGCGCTGGGCCCGCGAGAACGGTGTCCCGACGCTCGGTCTCTGCCTCGGTCTGCAGTGCATGGTGATCGAGTACGCGCGCAACGTCGCCGGCCTGCGGAACGCGAGTTCCACGGAGTTCGAGCCCGACGCGAAGCACCCGGTCATCGCGACGATGGCCGAGCAGCGCGAGATCGTCTCCGGTGACGGCGACATGGGCGGCACCATGCGCCTCGGGTCCTACGAGGCGGTCCTCCAGCAGGGTTCCGTCGTGGCGACCACCTACGGCAGCGAGCGGATCTCGGAGCGCCACCGTCACCGCTACGAGGTGAACAACTCCTACCGCGACCAGCTGTCGAAGAAGGGCCTCGTCTTCTCGGGCACCTCCCCCGACCGCGAACTCGTCGAGTTCGTGGAACTGCCCGCCGACGTCCACCCGTACTACGTCGGGACCCAGGCCCACCCGGAGTTCAAGTCGCGCCCGACCCGGGCGCACCCGCTGTTCTCCGGTCTCGTCGCGGCGGCTCTGCGTCGTCAGCGCGAGGGGCAGCTCATCGACGTGGACCCGCAGCCCGCGGAACCCGTGACCGAGCAGCTCTCGGACGTGACGGCATGA
- a CDS encoding NUDIX hydrolase has product MSFPEELQVPLVDGAELSDAPAQRRLAGSEVVFAGHVWDVVSETVELTDGSPVVRDVQRHPGAVTILALDDDENVLFIKQYRHPVRRELWELPAGLLDVAGEAPLLAAQRELAEEADLVASDWAVLVDWFNSPGGSSEANRVYLARGLSAVAPADRHVREDEEKDLVPVRVPLAQAVDAVLSGRFANPGSVIGVLALQAARASGLDALRPADAPWPTGLLRPQG; this is encoded by the coding sequence ATGAGCTTCCCGGAGGAACTGCAGGTTCCCCTCGTCGACGGGGCGGAGCTGTCGGACGCACCGGCGCAGCGTCGCCTCGCGGGCAGCGAGGTCGTCTTCGCCGGGCACGTCTGGGACGTGGTGAGCGAGACGGTGGAGCTCACCGACGGTTCCCCGGTCGTGCGTGACGTCCAGCGCCACCCGGGTGCGGTGACCATCCTGGCTCTCGACGACGACGAGAACGTCCTGTTCATCAAGCAGTACCGTCACCCGGTCCGCCGGGAGTTGTGGGAACTGCCGGCCGGGCTGCTCGACGTCGCCGGCGAGGCGCCCCTGCTGGCGGCGCAGCGCGAACTCGCCGAGGAGGCCGACCTCGTCGCCTCCGACTGGGCCGTCCTGGTGGACTGGTTCAACTCGCCGGGAGGTTCCAGCGAGGCGAACCGCGTCTACCTCGCCCGCGGGTTGTCCGCGGTGGCGCCGGCGGACCGGCACGTGCGCGAGGACGAGGAGAAGGACCTCGTCCCCGTCCGCGTCCCGTTGGCTCAGGCCGTGGACGCGGTGCTCTCCGGTCGTTTCGCGAACCCGGGCAGCGTCATCGGGGTGCTCGCCCTGCAGGCGGCCAGGGCGAGCGGCCTGGACGCGCTGCGCCCGGCCGACGCTCCCTGGCCGACCGGGCTGCTGCGACCGCAGGGGTAG
- a CDS encoding methyl-accepting chemotaxis protein has protein sequence MNLLRRKPSATTGRTHDDVLRTVAAVAGRAAAGDLEARVPYLGDDAVLVELRTAFNHQLDMTDAFVRDASATLTAASEGRFHRRFLLGGTRGAFRNGAQVIDAARRASATAGAELDQATASRLALADELESTVLGASEQVSAGATSAGAGAAELARTARDAVEQVQRAVATVGSLREASSRIEEAVKLIEKVAAQTRLLSLNATIEAERAGPAGAGFAVVAEEVKRLADQAAQSNSVIAAQVAASQQATEEAVAVIEGVAARIESMDAEVGAITDAVSGGGGTTGLSEIAGLLQQQVGGFVATVRGS, from the coding sequence GTGAACCTGCTGCGACGCAAGCCGTCAGCCACCACCGGCCGCACGCACGACGACGTCCTGCGCACCGTCGCGGCCGTCGCCGGACGGGCCGCCGCGGGCGACCTGGAGGCTCGCGTGCCCTACCTCGGGGACGACGCCGTGCTGGTCGAGCTGCGCACCGCCTTCAACCACCAGCTCGACATGACCGACGCCTTCGTCCGCGACGCGTCCGCGACGCTGACGGCGGCCAGCGAGGGCCGGTTCCACCGCCGCTTCCTCCTCGGCGGCACCCGGGGCGCGTTCCGCAACGGTGCCCAGGTCATCGACGCCGCGCGCCGCGCCAGCGCGACCGCCGGCGCCGAGCTGGACCAGGCGACCGCCAGTCGCCTCGCCCTCGCCGACGAACTGGAGTCCACCGTCCTCGGGGCCTCCGAGCAGGTGAGCGCCGGGGCCACCAGCGCCGGGGCCGGGGCCGCCGAGCTCGCCCGCACGGCCCGCGACGCCGTCGAGCAGGTCCAACGGGCCGTCGCGACGGTCGGATCGCTGCGCGAGGCGTCCTCGCGCATCGAGGAGGCCGTGAAGCTCATCGAGAAGGTCGCCGCGCAGACCCGTCTGCTGTCGCTGAACGCGACCATCGAGGCCGAGCGCGCCGGGCCGGCCGGGGCGGGGTTCGCCGTTGTGGCCGAAGAGGTCAAGCGCCTCGCCGACCAGGCCGCCCAGTCCAACTCGGTCATCGCCGCGCAGGTGGCGGCGAGCCAGCAGGCCACCGAGGAGGCCGTGGCCGTCATCGAGGGTGTCGCCGCCCGGATCGAGAGCATGGACGCCGAGGTCGGCGCCATCACCGACGCCGTCTCCGGTGGGGGCGGAACCACCGGACTGTCGGAGATCGCCGGCCTCCTGCAGCAGCAGGTCGGCGGTTTCGTCGCGACCGTCCGGGGTTCCTGA
- a CDS encoding PAS domain-containing protein: protein MRASRTSPTGVERRFGDDELIVTKTDARGVITYANDVFLRVSALTEGEVVGQPHNIIRHPGMPRGIFDLLWETLRSGSEIFAYVVNLAADGAHYWVLAHVTPSVDAHGKLLGYHSNRRVPVPAALTAVRRLYDELLAVEARFSRPAEAVAASRALLTERLDTAGMTYDEFVWSLSPEGVAA, encoded by the coding sequence GTGCGAGCATCGAGAACTTCACCCACCGGCGTCGAACGGCGCTTCGGCGACGACGAGCTGATCGTGACGAAGACCGATGCGCGCGGGGTCATCACCTACGCAAACGACGTCTTCCTCCGCGTGTCCGCCCTGACCGAGGGCGAGGTCGTGGGCCAGCCGCACAACATCATCCGGCACCCCGGGATGCCTCGCGGGATCTTCGACCTGCTCTGGGAGACCCTGCGCAGCGGCAGCGAGATCTTCGCCTACGTCGTGAACCTGGCCGCCGACGGTGCGCACTACTGGGTGCTGGCGCACGTGACCCCCAGCGTCGACGCCCACGGGAAGCTGCTCGGCTACCACTCCAACCGCCGGGTCCCGGTCCCCGCGGCCCTCACCGCGGTGCGCCGCCTCTACGACGAACTGCTGGCCGTCGAGGCCCGGTTCAGCCGACCCGCCGAGGCCGTCGCCGCCTCCCGTGCCCTCCTCACCGAACGTCTCGACACCGCGGGGATGACCTACGACGAGTTCGTCTGGTCCCTCAGTCCCGAAGGAGTGGCCGCGTGA
- the xerD gene encoding site-specific tyrosine recombinase XerD: MSAQVLAAAPGDSGEPREASALQAAVRDYLAHLQVERGLSANTLGAYRRDLARYVRFLAGRGITDPRQVDEAAVSAFVVTLRTGEDGAAVLTASSTARAASAVRGWHRFLHAEGRSADDPSVLVRPPAPPRRLPAALTVEEVTRLLDVARSGGDGVQSAVPLRDAALLEVLYGCGARISEAVGLDVDDAMPEVLGETGVVRLRGKGSKERVVPIGSYARTALEQYLVRSRPQLVAAGRGTPALFLNTRGGRLSRQSAWAVLQSAARRAGITRAVSPHTLRHSFATHLLRGGADVRVVQELLGHASVATTQVYTLVTADSLREVHAESHPRAHDPSTAPPRPAD; the protein is encoded by the coding sequence GTGTCCGCCCAGGTCCTCGCCGCTGCCCCCGGTGACTCCGGGGAACCCCGCGAGGCGAGCGCTCTGCAGGCGGCGGTCCGGGACTACCTCGCTCACCTGCAGGTGGAACGCGGCCTGTCCGCCAACACGCTGGGGGCCTACCGCCGTGACCTGGCCCGCTACGTGCGCTTCCTGGCCGGCCGGGGGATCACCGATCCCCGTCAGGTCGACGAGGCGGCCGTGAGCGCGTTCGTCGTGACCCTGCGCACCGGCGAGGACGGCGCGGCGGTGCTCACGGCCAGTTCCACCGCCCGGGCGGCCTCCGCCGTCCGCGGGTGGCACCGGTTCCTGCACGCCGAGGGCCGCAGCGCCGACGACCCCTCGGTCCTGGTGCGACCACCGGCGCCACCGCGTCGCCTCCCCGCGGCGCTGACGGTGGAGGAGGTCACCCGGCTGCTCGACGTCGCGCGGTCCGGCGGTGACGGCGTGCAGTCGGCCGTGCCCTTGCGCGACGCCGCGCTGCTCGAGGTCCTCTACGGCTGCGGGGCGCGCATCAGCGAGGCCGTGGGGCTCGACGTCGACGACGCGATGCCCGAGGTGCTGGGTGAGACGGGCGTGGTCCGGTTGCGCGGCAAGGGGTCGAAGGAGCGGGTGGTCCCCATCGGGTCCTACGCCCGCACCGCGCTCGAGCAGTACCTCGTCCGATCCCGTCCGCAGCTGGTGGCCGCGGGGCGGGGGACACCCGCGTTGTTCCTCAACACCCGTGGCGGTCGGCTCTCGCGACAGAGTGCGTGGGCGGTGCTCCAGTCGGCGGCGCGTCGGGCGGGGATCACCCGGGCCGTCTCGCCGCACACGCTGCGTCACTCCTTCGCGACGCACCTGCTGCGGGGAGGGGCCGACGTCCGGGTGGTGCAGGAGCTGCTCGGTCACGCCTCGGTGGCGACGACGCAGGTCTACACCCTCGTCACGGCTGATTCGTTGCGCGAGGTGCACGCGGAGAGCCACCCACGTGCTCACGACCCGTCCACCGCTCCACCACGCCCGGCGGACTAG
- a CDS encoding ParA family protein, whose protein sequence is MPVFPVPAPLAQHGPARVISMCNQKGGVGKTTTTINLGAALAEYGRRVLLVDFDPQGALSAGLGINSHELDKTVYQLLMERGTDVREVIRETAVEGLDLLPANIDLSAAEVQLVGEVARESVLARALRPALDDYDVVLIDCQPSLGLLTVNALTASHGVLIPLECEFFALRGVALLVETIEKVQERLNPALEVDGILATMYDGRTLHSREVVSRVVEAFGDDVFHTVIGRTVKFPDATVAAEPITSYASNHPGAESYRQLARELVARGDAA, encoded by the coding sequence ATGCCGGTCTTCCCGGTGCCGGCCCCGTTGGCGCAGCACGGTCCGGCGCGCGTCATCTCGATGTGCAACCAGAAGGGTGGGGTCGGCAAGACGACGACCACCATCAACCTCGGGGCGGCGCTGGCCGAGTACGGCCGCCGCGTGCTGCTGGTCGACTTCGACCCGCAGGGCGCGTTGTCGGCGGGACTGGGCATCAACTCCCACGAGCTCGACAAGACCGTCTACCAGCTCCTCATGGAGCGCGGGACCGACGTGCGCGAGGTCATCCGCGAGACCGCTGTCGAGGGTCTCGACCTGCTGCCCGCGAACATCGACCTCTCCGCCGCCGAGGTGCAGCTGGTCGGGGAGGTCGCCCGCGAGAGCGTCCTGGCCCGCGCGCTGCGGCCGGCCCTCGACGACTACGACGTCGTCCTCATCGACTGCCAGCCCTCGCTGGGCCTGCTCACCGTCAACGCGCTGACCGCCTCCCACGGGGTCCTGATCCCGCTGGAGTGCGAGTTCTTCGCGCTGCGCGGGGTCGCGCTGCTCGTCGAGACGATCGAGAAGGTGCAGGAGCGGTTGAACCCGGCCCTGGAGGTCGACGGGATCCTCGCCACCATGTACGACGGCCGGACCCTGCACAGCCGTGAGGTCGTGAGCCGTGTCGTCGAGGCCTTCGGCGACGACGTGTTCCACACCGTGATCGGGCGGACGGTGAAGTTCCCCGACGCGACGGTGGCGGCCGAACCCATCACGTCCTACGCGAGCAACCACCCGGGAGCAGAGTCGTACCGCCAGCTGGCCCGTGAACTCGTCGCCCGGGGTGACGCGGCCTGA